The DNA sequence ACCGGCGCCTGCAGAATCGGGCACGGGTCAACGACGCGGCCAAGGCCTTGCTGCTGGCTTATGCCAAGGACAGCGACCTTGACCAGTTGGCCGCCAACGTGCGGCTGCAGCGCCTGGTGATTCAGGCCGAGGATCTGGCCGCTGTGCCGCCGGTCGCGGCGGTGCTCGAGGAAGACGACGCGCTGCGCGAACGTATCCAGCTGGTCTATGAAGGGCTGACCACGGCCGGGCCGCGCAACAGCTACATCCTGCATGCGCGCAACGCCTCAGCCTTGGTCGCCGATGCCACCGCCGAAAGCCCGACGCCGGCGGCGGTGGTGTTGACGGTGCTGAGTCTGGAGGGCGACGGAACCGCCACCCCCGAACTGCTGGAAACGGTGCGGGTCAAGGTGAGTGACGATGATGTGCGGCCGTTGGGAGATCGCCTGACGGTGCAAGGCGCCGAGATCCTGCGTTATCGGATCGATGCCGTGGTGCATATGGTCGGTGGTGGCCCGGAGACTGAGGCCACGCTGGCCGAGTGCAATAGCCGTCTGCTGGCCTGGATTAACCCCCGGCGCCGCCTGGGCGTCGAGGTCGCCCGTTCTGCGGTGGATGCCCAGTTGCACATCAACGGTGTCAGTCGGGTCGAGCTGGGCGACTGGGCGGACCTTCGCCCAAGCAAGGCCCAGGCCGCCTGGTGTGAGGGTGTGACCGTGACGCGGGGGAGCTGAGATGAACAGTCTGCTCCCGCTCAACAGTACCCAGCTGGAGCGCGCTATCGAAGCGGCCAACGACGAAACCATCAACGCACCGCTGCGCACTCTGTACAACCCCGACACCTGCCCGGCACACCTGCTATATCACCTGGCCTGGGCCTGGTCGGTGGATCGCTGGGACGATACCTGGTCGGAGGCGGTCAAGCGCTCGGTAATTCGCTCGGCGTTCTACGTGCATGCGCACAAGGGCACCATCGGCGCGCTGCGCCGGGTGGTCGAGCCGCTGGGTTACCTGATCGAGGTTCGCGAGTGGTGGGAAGGCGTGCCCGAGGGCGTGCCGGGCACTTTCGAGCTGCAGGTCGGCGTGCTGGATACCGGCATCACCGAGGAAATGTATCAGGAGCTGACGCGGCTGATCGATGACGCCAAGCCGGTAAGCCGGCACCTGATCGGCCTGGCCATTTCCCTGGCCACTAGCGGTTACATGCGACTGGGGCTGGGCTTGTCCGAGGGCGAGGAAATCGACGTGTACCCGCCCATGTCACACGACATCGAGGTCGGCGGCAGCTTTGGCCATGTTGGCCGTGAACATCAAATTGAATATCTGGATGTGTACCCATGACCACAGCGAACAGTCAGTTTTTCGCCATCCTCACGGCGGTGGGCGAGGCGAAACAGGCCAATGCCAATGCCCTGGGCGTGCCCTGGACGTTTTCCCAAATGGCGGTTGGCGATGCCAACCTGACCGACCCGGTACCGTCCCGCGAGCAAGCCCAGCTCATCAACGAGCGTCGTCGGGCACCGCTGAATCAGCTCAAGGTAGACCCGGCTAACCCGAACATCATCATCGCCGAACAAGTCATTCCGCCTGACGTCGGCGGCTGGTGGATTCGGGAAATCGGCCTCTACGACGCGGAAGGTGATCTGGTGGCGGTGGCCAACTGCGCGCCGAGCTTCAAGCCGCTGCTCAACCAGGGCACCGGTAAGACCCAGGTGGTGCGACTGAACATCATCGTAACCAGCACGGCCAATGTGCAGCTAAAGATTGATCCGGCGGTGGTGTTGGCCACGCGCTCCTATGTTGATGCGGCCATTCTGGAGGTGTTGCCGAAGAACAAGACGCCGGGTGAGTACACGCGGGTCAAGATCAATGACCGGGGGCTGGTAGTGTCAGGCGATAACCCGTCGACGCTGGCCGAAAACGGCATCACCGATGCCTACACGAAAGAGCAGGTCGCTGCAGTCATTCTGGAGGCGCTGCCGAAGGACAAGGCGCCCGGCGAGTACACACGGGTCAAGATTAATGATCGCGGGCTTGTGATCTCGGGTGATAACCCGTCCACGCTGGCTGACAACGGTATCACCGATGCCTACACGCGGGAGCAAGTCGACGCGATCATTGCTCAGGCTTCGGCGCTTCCCTTCGCCGCCCTTGAGTACCCGACGGTGGCAACAGCTGATGGACGCCTGGCTGTCACTGGTGCAGCCGTGGCTGGGACGGGCGGAAGCGTCTCAGTTCCAGCTGGGGTGATGATCGCGTTGGCCGAGGCGGACATTCCGGCGGAGAGCGGTCGGCCACGGGTGATGACGACTATGGCCTGGACCAGCGCCGCGTTGCCGGTGAATTCGACGTACTACCTGCGGGCCAGCATCAAGGATCGGGCGTTGTTAGTCTATGTGGCTCCTGGTACCGACTCCGACGCGGTGCCCGCGTCCCTGCGGTCGGACGCTGGACAGGCCGCATCGGGCTTTGACTCGACGGTGATCGACGTGCTCCTGGCCAAGGTCGTGACCGGCGCAGCTGGCTCGGCACCCACCGTCACGGCGCTGGCAAACAAAAAGCGGCTTGAAGCCACGGCCAGCTGGCAGGCCGCATACGGAAAATACACGCTTGCTCTCAACTGGGCTCGGACTCCGCGAGCATATGTCGCTGGCATGGCGGACTACGACTCGTATCAAAAGACCGACTACACAATCGTGGCTGAGCCGCTTGGGAACAACGGTAGCGGCCAGCAAATTGGTTCAAATGGTGGCTTCAGCGACCGTTACGTGGGCAGGGTTTACATTGCCGCCTATGCCGCCGGGGTCGGTGACGGGGTTATCAACGTGCGCGTACGGTGGGAAGCATGATGAAGGCGCTCATTCAAGATGGATTGGTTGTCGGCTTCGCAACCGGCGATTCCCTCGGGGAGCCAATTCCGGCGGATTTGCCTGTGGGGTTCGGCTGGCGGTTCGAAGATGGGGAGTTCATCCCGGCGGCTGACCAGCCGATTTCGAAGGAGGCGCTGGCATCCGCAGAGCGCGCCTGGCGCGATGGGCGAGTGGATGCAACCGAATGGCTGGTGACCCGGCACCGCGACGAGCAGGACCTGCAGCGCGAAACCACACTGACGCCCGAGCAGTTCACCGAGCTACTGACGTACCGTCAGGCACTGCGCGACTGGCCGCAAACCGAGACTTTCCCGGACGCCCAGAATCGCCCCGTAGAGCCGCCCTGGATCGCTGAGCAAACCCAATAGAGCCCCGCACTGTCGGGGCTTTTTCTTTCCCGCAACACACCCACAAGGCCCTGCACTGCGGGGCTTTTGCATTTCTGGAGTCTCATAGATGAGTGGATTCTTTCACGGCGTGACCGTCACCAACGTCGACACCGGTGCGCGCACCATCGCCTTGCCGTCGTCCTCGATCATCGGCCTGGTCGATACTTTCACTGAAGCGCCGGCGCACAGCGCCAAGGTCAACGATCTGGTACTGATCACCAGTGAGCGTGAGGCTATTGCTGCCTTTGGCCCGGACTCGGCGATCACCAAGGCCTGCCAGGCCGTCTACATGCGCGCCAAGGCGGTGATTGTGGCCTGTGGAGTGGCCAAGCTGGAAGACTCGGCGCTGCAGACCTCGGCGATCATTGGCGGTGTGCTGGCCGACGGCAAACGCACTGGCCTGCAGGCGCTGCTGGACGGCAAAAGCCGGTTCAACGCCCAGCCGCGGCTGTTGGTGACTCCCAAGCACAGCGCCACTCAGGCGGTCGGTACCGCCCTGGTGGCGCTGGCTGACAAGCTGCGTGCCGTCGCCATCCTGGACGGCCCGAACACCACTGACGAAGCGGCCCAGGCCTATGCCGAAAACTTCGGCGCCAAGCGGGCGTTTCTGGTCGATCCGGGGGTCAAGTACTGGGATACCACCGCCAGTGCTACGGTCGACGCGCCTGCTTCGGCCTGGGTCGCGGGGCTGTTTGCCTGGACCGACAGCGAGTACGGGTTCTGGGCCTCGCCGTCGAACAAGGAGTTTGTCGGCATCACCGGTACCGGCCGCCCAATCGAATTCCTCGACGGTGACGAAACCTGCCGGGCCAACCTGCTCAACAACTCGAATATCACCACCATCATTCGTGATGACGGTTACCGCTTGTGGGGCAACCGCACCCTGAGCAGCGATCCGAAATGGGCGTTCGTCACCCGCGTGCGCACCATGGACATCGTCATGGACGCGATCCTCTACGGCCACAAGTGGGCGGTGGACCGCTCGATCACCGCGACCTACGTCAAGGACGTGACCGAGGGCCTGCAGGCGTTCATGCGCGACCTGAAGAACCAGGGCGCAATCATCAACTTTGAAGTCTTCGCTGACACCGAGCTGAACACGGCCAGTCAGCTGGAGCAGGGCAAGGTGTATTGGAACATCCGTTTCACCGATGTGCCGCCGGCCGAAAACCCGAACTTCCGCGTCGAAGTCACCAACCAGTGGCTCACCGAAGTCCTCGACACTGCCGCTTAAGGAGCCGCACACATGTCAATGATTCCCGAAACCCTGGCGAACCTGAACCTGTTCGTCGACGGCGTCAGCTTTCAAGGTGACGTGCCCAGCCTGACCCTCCCCAAACTCACGCTGAAGATGGAAGAACACCGCGCTGGCGGGATGGATGCCCCTATCGAAATCGATCAGGGCATGGAAAAGCAGGAGGCGGGATTCGTCACCACCGGCGTGCGCCGCGAGTCGTTGAAGTTCTTCGGCCTGGCCGACGGCACGGCCTTCAACGGTACGTTTCGGGGCGCCTTCAAAGGCCTGAAAGGCAAGGTAACGCCGGTGATCGTCACCCTGCGCGGCGCGCTGAAAGAGGTCGACATGGGCGACTGGAAGCCCGGCGACAAGGCCGAGATCAAGCACAACGTCGCGCTGACCTACTACAAGCTGGAAGTCGACGGTCGCCTGGTTTACGAAATCGACCCGCTCGGTATGAAGCGCGTTATCAATGGCGTCGACC is a window from the Pseudomonas sp. LS1212 genome containing:
- a CDS encoding baseplate J/gp47 family protein: MSTIQLSALPAPQVLEDLDFEETYQGELSAFRLYMGDNWDALLESDPVTKLLELGAYRRLQNRARVNDAAKALLLAYAKDSDLDQLAANVRLQRLVIQAEDLAAVPPVAAVLEEDDALRERIQLVYEGLTTAGPRNSYILHARNASALVADATAESPTPAAVVLTVLSLEGDGTATPELLETVRVKVSDDDVRPLGDRLTVQGAEILRYRIDAVVHMVGGGPETEATLAECNSRLLAWINPRRRLGVEVARSAVDAQLHINGVSRVELGDWADLRPSKAQAAWCEGVTVTRGS
- a CDS encoding phage tail protein I; the encoded protein is MNSLLPLNSTQLERAIEAANDETINAPLRTLYNPDTCPAHLLYHLAWAWSVDRWDDTWSEAVKRSVIRSAFYVHAHKGTIGALRRVVEPLGYLIEVREWWEGVPEGVPGTFELQVGVLDTGITEEMYQELTRLIDDAKPVSRHLIGLAISLATSGYMRLGLGLSEGEEIDVYPPMSHDIEVGGSFGHVGREHQIEYLDVYP
- a CDS encoding phage tail protein, encoding MTTANSQFFAILTAVGEAKQANANALGVPWTFSQMAVGDANLTDPVPSREQAQLINERRRAPLNQLKVDPANPNIIIAEQVIPPDVGGWWIREIGLYDAEGDLVAVANCAPSFKPLLNQGTGKTQVVRLNIIVTSTANVQLKIDPAVVLATRSYVDAAILEVLPKNKTPGEYTRVKINDRGLVVSGDNPSTLAENGITDAYTKEQVAAVILEALPKDKAPGEYTRVKINDRGLVISGDNPSTLADNGITDAYTREQVDAIIAQASALPFAALEYPTVATADGRLAVTGAAVAGTGGSVSVPAGVMIALAEADIPAESGRPRVMTTMAWTSAALPVNSTYYLRASIKDRALLVYVAPGTDSDAVPASLRSDAGQAASGFDSTVIDVLLAKVVTGAAGSAPTVTALANKKRLEATASWQAAYGKYTLALNWARTPRAYVAGMADYDSYQKTDYTIVAEPLGNNGSGQQIGSNGGFSDRYVGRVYIAAYAAGVGDGVINVRVRWEA
- a CDS encoding phage tail assembly chaperone; amino-acid sequence: MMKALIQDGLVVGFATGDSLGEPIPADLPVGFGWRFEDGEFIPAADQPISKEALASAERAWRDGRVDATEWLVTRHRDEQDLQRETTLTPEQFTELLTYRQALRDWPQTETFPDAQNRPVEPPWIAEQTQ
- a CDS encoding phage tail sheath family protein, with product MSGFFHGVTVTNVDTGARTIALPSSSIIGLVDTFTEAPAHSAKVNDLVLITSEREAIAAFGPDSAITKACQAVYMRAKAVIVACGVAKLEDSALQTSAIIGGVLADGKRTGLQALLDGKSRFNAQPRLLVTPKHSATQAVGTALVALADKLRAVAILDGPNTTDEAAQAYAENFGAKRAFLVDPGVKYWDTTASATVDAPASAWVAGLFAWTDSEYGFWASPSNKEFVGITGTGRPIEFLDGDETCRANLLNNSNITTIIRDDGYRLWGNRTLSSDPKWAFVTRVRTMDIVMDAILYGHKWAVDRSITATYVKDVTEGLQAFMRDLKNQGAIINFEVFADTELNTASQLEQGKVYWNIRFTDVPPAENPNFRVEVTNQWLTEVLDTAA
- a CDS encoding phage major tail tube protein, which produces MSMIPETLANLNLFVDGVSFQGDVPSLTLPKLTLKMEEHRAGGMDAPIEIDQGMEKQEAGFVTTGVRRESLKFFGLADGTAFNGTFRGAFKGLKGKVTPVIVTLRGALKEVDMGDWKPGDKAEIKHNVALTYYKLEVDGRLVYEIDPLGMKRVINGVDQLAAQRSALGL